The Paenibacillus beijingensis nucleotide sequence CGTATCAATGAACGAATTTTTGCCGAAGGCAAAAGAAAACAAGTTTGCGGTCGGTCAATTTAACCTGAACAACCTGGAATTCGCGAAAGCGATCACCCAAGCTGCAATGGCTGAGAAATCGCCGTTCATTTTCGGAGTCAGCGAAGGCGCTCTGAAATATATGGGGATTGAATATACCGTTGCAATCGCGGAAGCGGCTGCGAAAGAATCGGGACTTCCGATCGCTTTGCACCTTGACCACGGCAGCAGCTTTGAAGTTGCAATGAAATGTATCCGCGCAGGTTTTTCGTCGGTTATGTTCGACGGCTCGCACTACGGTCTGGAAGAAAATATCGAGCTGACGAAGCAAGTCGTTAAAGCGGCTCGCGCAATGGGTGTTTCGGTCGAAGGCGAGCTCGGAACGATCGGCGGCGTCGAGGACGATCTGAGCGTTGCGGATGAAGACGCAACGCTTGCCAAACCTGAAGAAGCGATCCGCTACTACGAAGAAACGGGCGTTGACTGTCTGGCTATCGCTGTCGGCACGGCGCACGGCATGTACAAAGGCGAGCCGAAAATCCACTACGATATCATTCAAAAAGTAGCGGATGCCATTCCGGTTCCGATCGTTCTTCACGGCGGCTCCGGGGTGCCGGACGAAGCGATTCGCCAGTCCATCCAAGCCGGCGTTGGCAAAATCAACGTGAACACCGAGAACCAAGTTGCTTGTACGAAAGCCGTTCGCGAAGCGCTTGCCTCGAACGCAGACATCATCGACCCTCGTAAATATTTGAACCCTGCCATCAAAGCGATGCAAGCAGTCGTTCAAGAAAAAATCCGTTTGTTCGGAAGCAGCAACCAAGCATAACTTCCGGAACAATGGATGATTAACCGCCCGATCGGCCGGCAATGCTGCCGGAAAGTGGCCCGCCCTCCAGCTTAAGCTGCGCGGCGCAACCTCTGCGGCGCCGCCGCTGACCTCTTGCGAGGCAGCGGCAGCGCTGCAGGGGGAAGCCCTTATCCGGCTGCCAGCGCATGGCCGGGGCGGTTTTTCTTTGTTCTTTCTTCCCGGGGAGGATCTATCTTCATGGACAAATTAATGATTCGCGGCGGACGCCCGCTGCGGGGGACGGTAAGCATCAGCGGCGCCAAGAACAGCGCGGTTGCGCTGCTTCCGGCGGCTATTTTGGCCGAATCGGAAGTCGTTCTGGACAACCTGCCGCACTTAAGCGACGTTGCCGTATACGCAGACCTGCTGGAGCAGCTGGGGGCCGGTATTTCATGGAACGGGGAAACGATGCGAATCGACTCTTCCTCGCTCAATTCGATCCCGATGCCGAACGGCAAAGTAAAGCTGCTGCGCGCATCTTATTATTTGATGGGAGCCCTGCTCGGGCGTTTCGGTGAAGCAACGATCGGTCTGCCGGGCGGATGCAACTTTGAACCCCGACCGATTGACCAGCATATTAAAGGATTTGAAGCTTTAGGAGCGCAAGTATCCAACGATCAAGGCTCCATCCGCATCGTTGCGAAGGAGCTGCGCGGAGCCAAAATTTATTTAGACGTTTCCAGTGTTGGAGCGACGATTAATATTATGCTTGCAGCCTCTCGTGCTAAAGGCTTAACGACAATTGAAAACGCGGCTAAAGAGCCTGAAATAATAGATGTCGCAACATTACTTAATGCAATGGGCGCCAAGATCAAAGGCGCGGGCACCGAAACGATCCGCATCGAAGGTGTCGACGGTCTTCACGGCTGCCGCCATTCCATTATTCCGGACCGCATTCAGGCGGGCACATACATGATTGCAGCCGCAGCGACGCGCGGCGACGTGCTCATTGACGGCGTCATTCCGAAACATATGGAAGCGATAACGGCGAAGCTGCTCGAATTGGGCGTTCATGTGGAGGAAATGGATGAAGCGATCCGCATCGTAGGCGCACCCCGGTATGAGGCGGTCGATGTGAAGGCGCTTGTTTATCCGGGCTTTGCCACCGATCTGCAGTCGCCGATGACCAGTCTGCTTACGCAGGCGAGCGGTGTCAGCATTTTGACCGATTATGTTTACAGCAATCGCTTTAAACATGTGCCCGAGCTGGTGCGCATGGGTGCCAATATCCGTGTTGAAGGCCGTTCCGCCATCATCGAAGGCAACCAGCTAAACAGCGCAAAGGTGAAAGCGGCCGATCTGCGTGCGGGAGCGGCGCTTGTCGTGGCCGCCTTGACGGTAGCGGATGGAATTACCGAAATTACCGGGGTTGATTATATCGACCGCGGATATGATAACTTGGTCGAAAAACTCCGTGCGCTGGGTGCCGATGTCTGGCGCGAAAAAGATTAGATCCCCTGCTCTCAGGCCGCATTTCATTCTCGGAACCGATTCCGCCCGGGACGCAATACGTATCAAGTATCTACCGGGCGGAATAGAGTCTGCCTAAAGCGGATAAGATGAAAGAGTAGATTAAGAACAGTGCAAATGTGTTTAATGAAGAAAGTGCGGATAAGAACAGACTGATCGTACAGCCCAAAAAAGTCGCCGACGTTTTGTGACCGTTTTACAATTCCAATTGAAAACTGAATAAAGTGGTGAGAATATGAGTGATCTTCAGATCGCGGATCTGGAAGAAATGAAGCTAAACGACTTGTATAAGCTGGCCAAGCAGCACCAGATTCCCTCGTATGGCCAGATGAAGAAGAAAGAACTGATTTTTGCAATCCTGCGTGCGCAGGCTGAGCAGGGCGGACTGATGTTCATGCAGGGTGTGCTTGATATTTTGCCGGAAGGATTCGGTTTCCTAAGGCCGATCAATTACTTGCCCAGCTCGGAGGACATCTATATTTCAGCCTCCCAAATACGCAGATTTGATTTAAGAAGCGGTGATCTGGTATCCGGCAAATGCCGGCCGCCCAAAGAAAACGAACGTTATTTCGGACTGCTTCAAGTTAACGCCGTAAACGGCGAAAATCCCGAAACGGCGTCAGAGCGCCTTCATTTTCCCGCTTTAACCCCTCTTTTTCCACAACAGAAGCTGGTACTTGAGACT carries:
- a CDS encoding UDP-N-acetylglucosamine 1-carboxyvinyltransferase; the encoded protein is MDKLMIRGGRPLRGTVSISGAKNSAVALLPAAILAESEVVLDNLPHLSDVAVYADLLEQLGAGISWNGETMRIDSSSLNSIPMPNGKVKLLRASYYLMGALLGRFGEATIGLPGGCNFEPRPIDQHIKGFEALGAQVSNDQGSIRIVAKELRGAKIYLDVSSVGATINIMLAASRAKGLTTIENAAKEPEIIDVATLLNAMGAKIKGAGTETIRIEGVDGLHGCRHSIIPDRIQAGTYMIAAAATRGDVLIDGVIPKHMEAITAKLLELGVHVEEMDEAIRIVGAPRYEAVDVKALVYPGFATDLQSPMTSLLTQASGVSILTDYVYSNRFKHVPELVRMGANIRVEGRSAIIEGNQLNSAKVKAADLRAGAALVVAALTVADGITEITGVDYIDRGYDNLVEKLRALGADVWREKD
- the fba gene encoding class II fructose-1,6-bisphosphate aldolase, yielding MPLVSMNEFLPKAKENKFAVGQFNLNNLEFAKAITQAAMAEKSPFIFGVSEGALKYMGIEYTVAIAEAAAKESGLPIALHLDHGSSFEVAMKCIRAGFSSVMFDGSHYGLEENIELTKQVVKAARAMGVSVEGELGTIGGVEDDLSVADEDATLAKPEEAIRYYEETGVDCLAIAVGTAHGMYKGEPKIHYDIIQKVADAIPVPIVLHGGSGVPDEAIRQSIQAGVGKINVNTENQVACTKAVREALASNADIIDPRKYLNPAIKAMQAVVQEKIRLFGSSNQA